The DNA segment TCATCCTGGGTTAAAGAAGACAATTGGAAGTTGTGGCCATCAGCTCCAGTAGCTCATTACATAATTCCCCAAATTATATTAAGTGGGATTTTAATTTCACCTCATTTTTCAGAGTTTCAGGTCCTGTAGAAACCTCAGGTTTACTCAACTACCCCTTATATCAAAAAGATCCCATTTCTTCAAAGAATGAGTAATCCTAATCAAAAGTAACCTCAGAAGGTTGTCCCCCTCCAAGTAAAACACTCATGAAACAGCTACCTTGTGCGTTCCATGAGTGATCTGAAGACCAGGGTTTCTGTTTCGGGTGTCTCAGATGTGGAAGCTCTTGGACCTCTCAGGGCCACTGTTTTCTTCAGGCCTTGAAGGAAGCTCGAACCACTCTCCCCTTAAGAGGCTGAGGAGGACGAAAATTATTTACCATTTGGATCCTTTGGTCTTCCTCAGTGGTGAAGAGGAGCATGCGGAATTTCTCCAGCTGTAAAGTCAGGTGCAATGATTTACTGCTCGAGGGCAATCCATACCAATGGTTTTTTTAAAGGACTCAGCCTTTTTTAATCTGCTAATCAAACAGGTTCAAGCCAAGATCTTAGGGAGTACTGATAGAAAAAATCGAAGCCCTGATTATTGAACAAATGGACAATTGACAGGCTAATTGTCTTTTAGCTTCACCATCTTTAAAACAGCCATGCTAAGTCCTGAAGGAATTATCACAAGTTTACCTGTTTCTCAGAAATTCTGATGGGTTCTTTCAGTACTATCCATGTTACACTCTCAGTAAGGGGTGGTGTTGTCAGAGAACCAAGGTATGTCCAATAATCTAGATTCAAAGGCAGGAGACATTTGGGGTTGAAGCTTCTAAATTGGGCTTTTGTTCCCTGGTAAAAAGAAAAGATACCTGAAATATAACATTTCACATTTAAGTATGAGGTAAAGAACATTgcttgaaacagaaaaaaataaatgctaaAGTAACATTAAAAAACAGAGTAAAGGAAAAGTCTATCAAGGTTTAACTGCCTTATAACAGCTGTTATCCAAGAGTAATATGGCAACTgtgatgcctgctgctggcttacTCAACTTCCAAGTTCTTGTCCCATAGCCTCTACCAAAGTTCCCGAGgctaggatcacagaatcatgaaattattttcattggaaaagacctccaacatcaagtccaaccatcaacctaaacCATGGTCAGGATAAGATCTGTAGTGGTCTAATCAGTCTGCACTTTCTCAAGTACAGCAGGTATCAGTCTTCAAAGCTTTCACACATATCTGGTTACCACCTTCGGCTCTCACTGCAAGAACAAACTAGCTCAGGACACCATTAAGCCTGCTCTCTgacagaacactgcagcagaagaCAGAGCCAGCTTTGACTTGCTCAGGGCTAGGCTCTACAGCAAATGATTCTTCTGCTGAGTCTaagagctgagcttgaagggTCATGGAGCTTTTGGGTTTAGATACTGAGTTTAAAAGGTGATCCCAGAAACAAATGCAAGAAGCTTCAAACTTACTTTGAATTTTACCATGTATAAAGCATCAGTGAGCCTGTTCATATTGGCATGTTCTTTCCCAATCTGAAACAATGAACAGACAGGTGAGACCAGCTTGACTGCAGCTATAGCCGTTGTTTTCTTACCTGAATCTCAACATTCCTGCTAAAATAAGTTTCACAGCAGTTACTGCTTCTGAAAAGTCATGTTTGCCTCCAGCACTACTTAAATATGTGGCTTGCTTCTCAAACACTTGACAGCATCATGCTTTTCATCATGTAAACATGgctatttctgtgattcttacctCCAAGAAAACACCAACTACTGCCAAGCCATCTGGAGccgctgctgcttctccaaatGTTGCATATTTCCTGGCATTCCAGTGGACTAAGTGGAGCTTTAAAGAGAAATGACAAGTCATGATGGAAGCTGTGAAGATAATGCCTGTTCACATATCACAGGCTAAGTCATAAAATGGCTTATAttagaaggaaccttaaagatcatccagttccaaccccctgccacaggcaagggacactttccactggcccaggttgctcaaatcctcatccagcctggtcttgaacaccttcaggaatgaggtgtccacaacttctctgggcaactcattccagtgtctcatctccCTCTCAGTTTAATCCTAAAAAGATGCTTGTGGAGGaccccatgctggagcaggtggatGCCTGAAGGAGGCCGTGACCCTGTGGGAagtctgtgctgggtcaggctCCTGGCAGGACCTGTGGCCTCCTGAAGAAATAGCCCATGCTGGAGCAAGTTTGCTGGCAGAACTAGTGACCCTATGGAGGCCCACTGCTCCTGAAGGCTTACACCCATGGAAGGAACTCATGCAGGAGTGGTTTgtgaagagctgcagcctgtAGGTAAGACTCAACATTGAGATCTTTCATAGAGAACTGCAGTCCATGGGAGCAACTCCATGCTGGAGTAGGGAAAGAGTGTAAGGACTCCTCCCTTGGAGGAGGAACAGCAGAGACTGCATATGATGAACTAAGCACA comes from the Pogoniulus pusillus isolate bPogPus1 chromosome 20, bPogPus1.pri, whole genome shotgun sequence genome and includes:
- the CA7 gene encoding carbonic anhydrase 7, producing MTGNHSWGYGQDDGPSEWHKSYPIAQGSRQSPIDIVSAGAVYDPSLKPLLISYESCTSLSISNNGHSVLVEFEDTDDKTAISGGPFENPFRLKQLHFHWGTKQSQGSEHTVDGKPFPCELHLVHWNARKYATFGEAAAAPDGLAVVGVFLEIGKEHANMNRLTDALYMVKFKGTKAQFRSFNPKCLLPLNLDYWTYLGSLTTPPLTESVTWIVLKEPIRISEKQLEKFRMLLFTTEEDQRIQMVNNFRPPQPLKGRVVRASFKA